A window of Esox lucius isolate fEsoLuc1 chromosome 18, fEsoLuc1.pri, whole genome shotgun sequence contains these coding sequences:
- the LOC105017600 gene encoding alpha-1,6-mannosyl-glycoprotein 2-beta-N-acetylglucosaminyltransferase produces the protein MRLRFVKKNLLILLGVSFIIATIMFTTRVLISEENANVVNQENMLSDEMTFQYGSLPELKKSVYNANYKQTVLNANKYPAEPKLVLVIQVHNRPDYLKILIESLENAAEVQNLLLIFSHDYFSEEINKMVQGISFCRVLQIYFPYSTQLYPNEFPGQDPQDCPRDISKDGALKTGCLNAEHPDSYGHYREASITQTKHHWWWKLHFVWERVQGLQGYSGFVVFLEEDNYIMPDFYHMYMSMVGYRKSSCPDCDVLALGNHNGLADFAKLSDKLQTTGWMSTKHNIGMGISREVYYKLMGCNNDFCTYDDYNWDWTLQHLSGICLSKPVKVLVAQGSRVLHTGNCGLHQNKEACRPELALQKAQESLQLAKDYLFPPSLVLTSSESVEHKPHMKNGGWGDIRDHVLCKNYAKRL, from the coding sequence ATGAGGTTACGATTCGTCAAAAAGAACTTGCTCATTCTCCTGGGTGTTAGCTTTATTATCGCCACTATCATGTTCACAACACGTGTATTAATTTCGGAAGAAAATGCTAATGTTGTCAATCaggaaaatatgttgtctgaCGAGATGACATTTCAGTACGGTTCTCTACCTGAGTTGAAAAAGTCCGTTTACAATGCTAATTACAAGCAAACCGTTCTGAATGCGAACAAGTATCCCGCAGAGCCTAAACTGGTCCTTGTTATTCAGGTTCACAACAGACCAGACTACCTGAAAATACTAATTGAATCATTGGAAAATGCAGCTGAAGTCCAAAACCTTCTGCTGATTTTCAGCCATGACTATTTTTCAGAGGAAATCAATAAAATGGTGCAAGGAATATCTTTTTGCAGGGTCTTGCAGATATACTTCCCCTACAGCACCCAGCTCTATCCCAATGAGTTTCCAGGACAGGATCCTCAGGACTGTCCACGAGACATTTCCAAGGACGGTGCTTTAAAAACAGGATGCCTCAATGCTGAGCATCCAGATTCATACGGCCACTATAGGGAAGCCTCCATTACACAGACCAAACACCACTGGTGGTGGAAACTTCACTTTGTGTGGGAGCGAGTGCAGGGCCTGCAAGGATACAGTGGCTTTGTTGTTTTCCTTGAGGAAGACAACTACATCATGCCCGACTTCTACCACATGTACATGTCAATGGTTGGGTACAGGAAGAGCAGCTGTCCTGATTGTGATGTGCTGGCATTAGGAAACCATAACGGCCTGGCAGACTTCGCTAAGCTCAGCGACAAGTTGCAGACTACCGGGTGGATGTCGACCAAGCACAACATTGGCATGGGCATCTCCAGGGAGGTATACTACAAGTTGATGGGGTGCAACAATGACTTCTGCACCTATGATGACTACAACTGGGACTGGACCCTCCAGCACCTGTCAGGGATTTGCCTGTCAAAACCAGTCAAAGTGCTGGTGGCCCAGGGGTCCAGGGTTCTTCACACTGGCAACTGTGGGCTACACCAGAACAAGGAAGCATGTCGGCCTGAGCTGGCCCTGCAGAAAGCCCAGGAGTCCCTACAGCTTGCCAAGGACTACCTCTTCCCTCCGTCCTTGGTCCTAACTAGCTCTGAGTCAGTGGAACACAAGCCTCACATGAAAAATGGAGGCTGGGGTGATATCCGTGACCACGTCCTTTGTAAAAACTATGCCAAACGTCTATGA